The Styela clava chromosome 3, kaStyClav1.hap1.2, whole genome shotgun sequence genome includes the window TTATCTGTCATAAAACAACTCAATTGTTTACACACAAAAGCTTTCACGTTATTACCCgaattgagtaatttaaaaggCCGGTTAGAACATTTGTTGTCTAGATAACGTAAATTAAACTACGGTTTAGTCCAAATTGACAAACTTCATAATGTTATTCCTGTAAACAGCAAAAATATCGACAAACTCAGAAGATCAGTATGATGGCATATCATACAATTTTGACTTTACGGTAAGTTGAATTACTTATGTTTTATTGTAGTTCTATGAGTACGATCACCGAAAAATGCGTTAATACTATTAACTTAGCATAGATGATTATCGCACAGATTATATACACATTGAATAACAAATTTTCAGTAGCAATAAACACCGAaaagtgttattttttgaatttcttacGTCGGTGTCagcatttaatatatatataggctacatGTAGAATACGATCATTTGTGAAGTCGTAACACCTTGGGTGTTCGAGGAAATGTTGCATCTGTTGTTCATAATTTGGTAGTATATTAACCTTGCTTTATTTTAATCTAATTGATTGTTGAGCATATGTTTTGTTACTTCTCAAGTGACCCCTTTACAACACAGATAAAATAATTTACGTTTTACTCTGTTTGTTTCAGTTCTCAAGTGAACAAGGTAAGATGTGTTTTTTATACTTATATTGATTTGTTTAACGGCCCCAGAATcggtttttattttgattcaatttgAAAGGATTTTTGAATAAGTATATATCTCAATCTCAATATGAGTAAACTAAAGCAGCTTAATTTATTCTACACccgattcaatttttttttaattcagattTGCGAATGCAGTTGGAGGAAAAGCTTACATCAATTTTAATGAACATTTTTGATGGAGATCTTGTAATAAAcactcaaatatttgaaaatgtcgAACGCTCCAACCTAATTCCAACAACAACAGATAGAGATGGTACCACCGACAATAATGCTGTATATTCTAGTTCCCCGTCTCCTAATGATGTCATAACTAATCCGCTCTATTCAGCGGCAAATGGAATACATGAGAAAGCTGCATTGAGTACAAGGATGGAAATTACGACAggttcaatcaatttttttttgacgcTTATAAGCATACGTGTAGATCAGGCAATATCAAATACTCAAAttacattaatatatatacacagTGTAGAAGAGAAACAATTATAATTTTGCAACTCTGAAATTTGcgaatatgaaaatttgttaaatatatcAAGAGTCTAACAAATTTCTATGCTataccaaattttaattgttaattCAATATAGGTAAATCTAAGCAATTGATAAAGTATTTGAACTATAATGTCTGTAATATAATAAGAACACGTCATCTATCGATTCGATTAACAATCTATTTGATCCTATTTCAAGCACTAACGAAATATACTTGGGGATGGCCGCTTAGTACTGACCAATTGATAACAACCGACAAAGATGATTTTGGACATAGAGTGACCACTGACACGGATTCAACTCTTATTCAGTCTTCCACATTATCAACCTTCGTTGATAGGACTAGAGGAAGCTCACTTTCAGGTATCTGTAGGCTACCAGCAAAACATTTCTGCCTTCCTCTTGAtcactaaaataaatatcatgtTTATGTCAATACCAGAATTACCCGAGGATTGCACAAACATGCAcaagaaaaacgcaaaaattaaaaacgataccattccaagcaaaagttgaattccataaatttttttaaaagtgtagtgaaagtaattttttttttttttttttatatcaaaagacattggaattttattggactgcattcttTTCACCGAAAAAGTCAAAATtccacccaggtttttgatggtttttaaaaaatggcctaaaatgtagaaattttggtataattgacatattttgtgatgattcgtgacacaaagtgtttgattgtgcgatacagttatttcatatgaaatagaCGCActagatttaaatattttttattggagAGTTCTTTAATATGTATTAACGTCCTTTTTTTCTCTAAAACATTGTTATCATTAGCTTTATGTACCATATATGTGCAGAAAAGCATGTTGCATTACGCTACActcttttaaataaaaaatgcccgattatatatattgagaagATCAAAAGTTACAATTAGATTCGATACAATAAACCATTTTCGTCTTATCTTCTCAGCTATGTATCAACAACAATACAATAATTTTTAGTTATTCATAATTTTGGGATTCATAATGGTACTTTTCTACCAGATACACAACCATGTTGAGGCTTATAGGAGTATCAATTGagtaattaaataatatatagagtattttatccaatttttgaGCTTGTTGGGTATTTCAATGAATGTCATTTTTCTGTGGCAATTCAATTAATGCTTTGCACCTACGTTGTTAATGAATATATTTCACTCATTATTTTAATTTCGAATTGCCCTGAAATATAGTTAAGAGCAGGaatttgtgaaaaatatgtattttgtaAGTTGCAATATTTATGAAACATCTCAGTATAAATAAATGAGATGTTTTACAGATACAAAAATTTAATCTTATTGTTCTCtaacaaaatttggaaatgcTGGTGTTTACCTGTTGCTGTCAACATTTATACATTCATTCACACTGCTCTTCTATCTTCAATAGAATATGAAATGTACAATGAAGAAATAAACAGACTGAAACACGAAGGTGAGTTGCTGttttaatttctgaaatttgtatatatgttTTACTTGGCCGGTTAGAGATTGAGTTCATTACTtgattctgaataaaaaaaaataccatgTTTTCCATTATACAtacttttataaattattttatttcaaaattattgcaaaataatatatttttatcatatcATTGCTTATTTTATAATACAAGTTTCCAAAGCTGATTGTATTTCGTATCGAGCATATCCCCATATTTGCATTCAAAATTCCAAATTACTTTAGGTTTGTTAAAATACCAATTTGTTGTGTTTTCTAGTTTCTTTTACTATTTGATATTATAACATAGTTTTAACATCTATTTCAGTGACTGAAGCGAAAAAGTTAATAGAAAACTATAAGATTGATACTGATGCTTCAACAGAAAAACTCAATTTAGACAAAGATATCAAAAAATACTTAGAGAGAAGTAAGCAATCAAACTATTTACATTCCACACAAATGCCAATTAATAGTTCAGTGACACCAAACACgaagcaaattttatttttaactttaaCTTGGTcgttcaaaaaatataggtatGTAAGAATGTAATGTAGAATGAAAGAAAATAGTTTTAGGAATACTTTATATCCACTTACCGTTACCGTTTCATGGACGTATTAAATGTGTCATTAATTATTCGATTATGCAGTACCTCTATCGTCCATAGTTAGCATTCGACATAGTCATAATTTTTAttgacaaaattattattacaaaattaatattcagGTCGTTATTTGCCGGATAGTTGTCGAGGGTTACACAAACTCAATTTATTTCTTGGAATGAAACCGGAGAAGTTTTTGGAATCTACCGTACACCGGTATCTGAAAAGATTTTACCGTGACTTGATGACAGATGACGGAGGATGGGTTGTGAGTTGAATCGATTTATTGTTATTCTGATTGAACCattttgtaatgtatttttctaTTATCttacaaaatacttaaaaactTTCGATCCATGAAATAATTTTCTCGATCCTAGCTCCTTAACTGGAAATAATGACTTGTTtgtttaaagcaggggtggccaacctttcacatatcatgcgccacgttttaaacataatgtttcagatgcgccgtaaatctcatgtattcccacgcctaatgtccgcttcttgtgtCCACTCATTTAGAGAATTACGGAATCACTGAATTaaacactgaatgaataaattacaaTGACAGCCGCATATATATAGTTAACTCAACGAAAATTCTCGTATCCACGCAAAAATTCGAGCAATTTACGATAAACAGATTACGATTGATTACGAAACAGGGAACCATTGTGACGCCATGCTTCAAGTAAAAACTACAGCCTTCCTGAAAGTAGGAGAAAAACGCATTCTGTCTTAGTTATGAGCATtacgcaataaagctgtttttaacaacgaagagaaaaaggtacgattaagaagtaaagttaggcgtaatattgtgacaacaagcctttagtatcaatatctactctactctactctaccctcgattctaattggcctttgctaatcagctgtttggcctagcgtcgcgtgatttcactccaggcttcttcgagattagtacctgcgtcacagcaagcgattttacgctttgcttttgttgacaacggtcatttgaagtttggatgaaaaaggcggtatttaggggtcattttcagcatgttgtgggttgatttatattaaattttttagaCTTGGGCAATTCAATTgattgttcaatggttattgggagatatttgggaagtctgggcaatggaaaatccatgtctcaagctgataaatgacgattttctatttttccagaagttctgaactttttacttcagtaggaaaaaaatagtaaattttactaatttttgctaaaagtctagaatgaatgtcataaagtccgtccaaaagctaacgtcgataatcgcctgttgtttctaattccaacaagccgtaagtgggcgacgtggagtaaggagaatagattttaggtacaatcaaaagtcaccatgtaaattgcaaaaaaacggcttggggtggagaagccaagtgctattaacaattttggcatgaaaagggttaaagatgcaatgcgccacctctaatcatgcaatgcgccacgtttggcgcatgcgccataggtaggcttaccatatctCTGAAGCCAAAAAACCGGGACGGCGCGGATTGGACAAGTCAAACTTGGTTCGATTCTTGGGGTTAGTAATAGTTTAAACGCTTTCCTACCATTGTGGGTAGATTGCAGGCATCAAAATTAGCTGTAAATCTTATTACGAAATCCTCggtttgacaaataaaaataaactctcTTTCTATTGGTCTTCGCTTCAAATAATGGGAATTGTTCTCATTCTTAAACTCATCagaaaacttgcactttgtttccGGCATTTTGATGATTCAACGACATTACAGTTGGGTGTTAAATTAACACATGGTTCATACTTCATGTCATGAAGTGAGACGCAAATCATTGGTAAATCGGCTGcctccattaaaaataattttttttgtaatattatcgAATAGAAAAACTATTATGACTGTCATACTGCAAAACCGGGACATTTAAGTCTATCGCCGGGACGGCAGAAAAACATGCTAAAACTGGGACTGTCCCGGCtgaaccgggacgtatggtaagcctagccataggttggccacccctggtttaaagtCTTGTTTCAATCGCTATCTTCCGATATCTTTATCCCAAGTATATATAccgattgaaatatatttgaaagtgTAATGTTTTTACAAAGGTATTTCAACGTCGAATGGATGGCTCTGAAAACTTTTATCGTGAATggtattattataaaaaatggaTTTGGAAATACAACTGGAGAATTTTGGCttggtaagtttttttttattcgcttAAATagtaaacaaatttttatcCTGAACTAGTTCTTGAAAATGCTGTCAACTGAAAAATGttagatatatatttcattcattccaattttacaTATTCATTTTGTTTCCTGTCAGTGTTTGACGCAATATTCTTGATCATAGTATAAAACATGAAATTCATTCAAACCACAAACTCGATGACGATATTTTACAAGctgttgaaaatgaaaattcacTATTCGCAACTGTTAATCGTAACGACGAAAAACGATAAGGAGAATAGCGGGGGAAACGATTCTGATAATCTTTATTTCTGGTCACTGTGGCAACTTTTCCATCTTATTAACCAAACGATATATTGAGGAAATCCATTCTGATAAACGTCCGTGGCACacaaaaatttaccaaattgcaCTTGTGTGGTGAAATTTTGTATAACGTACAACAGTACGCTAAATGCATTCGTATCAGACAAGGACGCGGGATCAACCCGTATAAAGGTTAATGATATACATCATCAAGGCAGGCTATTATAATAAATCTTGTATCTGAAATTAAGTTTTTAGGTCTTGAAAATATCTATCAGATATTGAAAGGTAAGACGTATGAACTCAGAGTAGACATGGAATACTGGGAAGGAAACAAAGCCTATGCAAAATATGGGTATGATATGAGCGTGTATGTAA containing:
- the LOC144420903 gene encoding uncharacterized protein LOC144420903; this encodes MQLEEKLTSILMNIFDGDLVINTQIFENVERSNLIPTTTDRDGTTDNNAVYSSSPSPNDVITNPLYSAANGIHEKAALSTRMEITTALTKYTWGWPLSTDQLITTDKDDFGHRVTTDTDSTLIQSSTLSTFVDRTRGSSLSGICRLPAKHFCLPLDH
- the LOC144411719 gene encoding uncharacterized protein LOC144411719, translated to MYNEEINRLKHEVTEAKKLIENYKIDTDASTEKLNLDKDIKKYLERSRYLPDSCRGLHKLNLFLGMKPEKFLESTVHRYLKRFYRDLMTDDGGWVVFQRRMDGSENFYREWYYYKKWIWKYNWRILACF